Proteins encoded together in one Thermococcus barophilus MP window:
- a CDS encoding aldehyde ferredoxin oxidoreductase family protein, with product MFGYQGKILRVNLTTGKISEEKIDENFAKKWLGTRGFGIYFLLKEMDPKAKPFSPENKLIFATGPLTGTTAPTGGRYMVITKSPLTGYIAMANSGGFFGAELKFAGWDAIIFEGKADHPVYLYINDDQVELRDASHIWGKVVSETEKILMEEVGDKRVQIASIGPAGENLVRFAAVMNNGHRAAGRGGVGAVMGSKNLKAVVVRGHKRVEVADRQKFTSVVKEKIEKLKKDPVAGGGLPKYGTAVLVNIINSNGLYPTRNFQDSQFEYAEEQSGEALAAKYLKRNKPCFACPIGCGRVTYHPALGETEGPEYESIWALGANLGINDLASIVIANHLCDEYGLDTISTGGTLATAMELYEKGLIKPEDLGDAPPLRFGNTEVLHYYIEKLTFRKGFGDKLAEGGYRLAEMYNGVEYFMGVKKQELPAYDPRGAEGHGLAYATNNRGGCHIKNYMISPEILGYPYKMDPHDISDEKIKMVILFQDLTALIDAAGLCVFTTFGLGADDYRDMLNAALGWDFTTEEYLKIGERIWNAERLFNLKAGLDPLKEDTLPKRLLEEPVKAGPNKGHVVRLKEMLPRYYALRGWTEEGKVPEEKIKELGLEEVA from the coding sequence ATGTTCGGATACCAAGGAAAGATTTTGAGGGTAAACCTGACCACAGGAAAGATCAGCGAAGAGAAGATCGATGAAAACTTTGCAAAGAAGTGGCTCGGAACAAGAGGATTTGGTATCTACTTCCTCCTTAAAGAGATGGACCCCAAGGCTAAGCCATTCAGCCCGGAAAACAAATTGATCTTTGCGACGGGCCCATTAACAGGAACTACAGCTCCGACAGGCGGCAGATACATGGTTATTACGAAGAGCCCGCTAACAGGATACATTGCAATGGCAAACTCTGGTGGATTCTTCGGTGCAGAGCTTAAATTTGCTGGATGGGATGCCATAATATTCGAAGGAAAAGCAGACCACCCTGTGTATCTCTATATAAACGACGACCAAGTTGAGCTCAGAGATGCTTCACATATATGGGGTAAAGTCGTCAGTGAGACAGAGAAGATCCTCATGGAGGAGGTTGGTGACAAGAGGGTGCAGATAGCATCAATCGGACCGGCTGGTGAAAACTTAGTTAGATTCGCTGCCGTTATGAACAATGGACATAGAGCGGCAGGTAGGGGTGGAGTAGGAGCTGTAATGGGATCAAAGAACCTTAAGGCGGTGGTTGTGAGAGGCCACAAGAGAGTTGAAGTTGCTGACAGGCAGAAGTTCACAAGTGTTGTCAAGGAGAAGATTGAGAAGCTCAAGAAGGATCCAGTTGCAGGTGGAGGACTGCCGAAGTACGGAACAGCTGTTCTGGTCAATATAATCAACTCAAATGGATTGTATCCAACAAGAAACTTCCAAGACAGCCAGTTCGAGTACGCAGAAGAGCAGAGCGGTGAGGCATTGGCTGCCAAGTACCTCAAGAGGAACAAGCCGTGCTTTGCATGTCCCATTGGATGTGGAAGGGTAACATACCATCCAGCTCTTGGAGAAACCGAGGGCCCAGAGTACGAGAGCATCTGGGCACTTGGAGCCAACCTTGGAATAAACGATCTTGCAAGCATAGTAATAGCGAACCATCTCTGTGACGAGTACGGTCTTGACACAATCTCAACAGGCGGTACCTTGGCGACGGCAATGGAGCTTTACGAAAAGGGCCTCATAAAGCCTGAAGACTTAGGCGATGCTCCACCACTCAGGTTTGGAAACACAGAAGTTTTGCACTACTACATTGAAAAACTGACATTCAGAAAAGGATTCGGTGACAAGCTTGCAGAAGGTGGATACAGGCTTGCTGAGATGTACAACGGCGTTGAGTACTTCATGGGCGTTAAAAAGCAAGAACTGCCTGCATATGATCCAAGAGGTGCCGAAGGTCATGGATTGGCATACGCCACAAACAACAGAGGAGGGTGTCACATTAAGAACTACATGATCAGCCCAGAAATCCTTGGATATCCATACAAGATGGATCCACACGACATAAGCGACGAAAAGATAAAGATGGTCATTCTCTTCCAAGACCTGACGGCATTAATTGATGCTGCTGGGCTCTGTGTATTCACGACCTTTGGACTTGGTGCAGACGACTACAGAGACATGCTCAATGCAGCCCTTGGCTGGGACTTCACAACAGAAGAGTACCTCAAGATCGGTGAGAGAATCTGGAATGCAGAGAGACTCTTCAACCTCAAAGCTGGACTTGATCCACTCAAAGAGGACACACTGCCAAAGAGACTTCTTGAAGAGCCCGTCAAAGCAGGACCAAACAAGGGACATGTCGTCAGGCTCAAGGAGATGCTTCCGAGATACTACGCACTCAGAGGATGGACAGAGGAAGGTAAGGTTCCAGAAGAGAAGATCAAGGAGCTTGGACTTGAGGAAGTTGCTTGA